Proteins from one Phaenicophaeus curvirostris isolate KB17595 chromosome 18, BPBGC_Pcur_1.0, whole genome shotgun sequence genomic window:
- the BIRC7 gene encoding LOW QUALITY PROTEIN: baculoviral IAP repeat-containing protein 7 (The sequence of the model RefSeq protein was modified relative to this genomic sequence to represent the inferred CDS: inserted 2 bases in 1 codon) produces the protein MGDATPAGEAELRAAHCELFESRMRSEARRLMTFQQWPDTSPVSPEDLAKAGFFFVGPRDIVQCFCCGGVLQDWEPGNCPAAMHLEFFPSCKFICGEDVGNQELPPLREIFDTVDGQFLSLLQKLDSEEPALPNEPEYPEMVREEMRLSTFQNWPRYTDMHPEQLARAGFFYTGQGDIVRCFHCDGRIRNWLLGDDPWREHAKWYPECEFLLRSKGREFVSHVQESFASTSLTPRHSWYRTGQDFSASQDPLWNWELGAFCSPNLFATVQQEGFALTWVADVGIDGYVMIWTXELLFELLQPEWLLGSSAEESRDAVQRETETSSSREEMESLQQKESEPQMNTEEQLRRLREERTCKVCMDRDVSVVFVPCGHLVACAECASNLSSCPICRAVIRGCVRTFMS, from the exons ATGGGGGATGCGACACCAGCAGGGGAGGCTGAGCTCAGAGCTGCTCACTGCGAGCTGTTTGAATCCCGCATGAGGTCTGAAGCAAGAAGGCTGATGACATTTCAACAATGGCCAGACACCTCACCTGTGTCTCCTGAAGATTTGGCCAAGGCTGGCTTTTTCTTTGTGGGTCCAAGAGATATCGTACAGTGTTTCTGCTGTGGTGGTGTCCTGCAGGACTGGGAACCTGGTAACTGCCCGGCAGCAATGCACCTGGAGTTCTTCCCTTCCTGTAAATTCATTTGTGGTGAGGATGTTGGGAACCAAGAGCTGCCTCCTCTTCGGGAAATCTTTGACACTGTGGATGGGCAGTTCCTCAGCCTTTTGCAGAAGTTAGACAGTGAGGAGCCAGCCCTGCCCAACGAACCAGAATATCCAGAGATGGTAAGGGAGGAGATGAGATTATCTACGTTTCAGAACTGGCCACGATACACTGACATGCACCCTGAACAACTGGCTAGAGCAGGATTCTTTTACACAG GACAAGGTGATATAGTGAGGTGTTTTCACTGTGATGGAAGAATAAGGAACTGGTTGCTTGGAGATGATCCTTGGAGGGAACATGCCAAATGGTATCCGGA GTGTGAATTTTTGTTGCGGTCAAAAGGGAGAGAATTTGTCAGTCATGTTCAAGAATCCTTTGCCAGCACCTCGCTAACTCCA AGGCATTCCTGGTATCGGACTGGACAAGACTTCTCTGCTTCCCAAG ATCCTCTGTGGAACTGGGAATTGGGGGCATTTTGTTCTCCAAATCTGTTTGCCACAGTGCAGCAGGAAGGCTTTGCCCTGACCTGGGTGGCTGACGTGGGAATAGATGGTTACGTGATGATTTGGAC TGAACTGCTTTTTGAACTGCTTCAGCCAGAGTGGTTATTGGGCAGCAGtgcagaggaaagcagag ATGCTGTTCAGAGAGAGACTGAAACATCAAGTTCAAGAGAAGAAATGGAATCTCTGCAACAGAAGGAATCAG agCCTCAGATGAACACAGAAGAACAACTCCGACGCCTGCGAGAGGAAAGGACGTGCAAAGTGTGCATGGACAGAGATGTGTCTGTTGTGTTTGTTCCTTGTGGCCACCTGGTAGCTTGTGCAGAGTGTGCCTCCAATTTGAGTTCGTGTCCTATCTGCAGAGCAGTCATCCGGGGATGTGTGAGGACTTTCATGTCCTAA
- the YTHDF1 gene encoding YTH domain-containing family protein 1 isoform X3, which produces MTDPYLSSYYPPSIGFPYSLSEAPWSTGGDPPIPYLTTYGQLSNGDHHFMHDAVFGQPGGLGNNIYQHRFNFFPENPAFSAWGTSGSQGQQTQSSAYGSSYSYPPSSLGGTIVDGQTGFHNDTLNKAPGMNSIEQGMVGLKIGGDVTTSAVKTVGSVVNSAGMTGALSGNGGSNVNLPVSKPTSWAAIASKPAKPQPKMKTKTGPVIGGALPPPPIKHNMDIGTWDNKGPVAKVPAPQQIPSPQSVPQPQQQIVQPVPTQPPPLTQPQYQTPQQPPQNRWVAPRNRNAAFGQSGGTGSESNSAGSTQPNPLPSGESHPVLEKLKAAHSYNPKDFEWNLKNGRVFIIKSYSEDDIHRSIKYSIWCSTEHGNKRLDSAFRSMNSKGPVYLLFSVNGSGHFCGVAEMKSPVDYGTSAGVWSQDKWKGKFDVKWIFVKDVPNNQLRHIRLENNDNKPVTNSRDTQEVPLEKAKQVLKIIATYKHTTSIFDDFSHYEKRQEEEEVVRKERQNRNKQ; this is translated from the exons ATGACTGATCCTTATTTGTCCAGTTATTATCCACCGTCTATCGGCTTCCCCTATTCTCTCAGTGAAGCACCATGGTCTACAGGAGGAGATCCTCCTATCCCGTATCTTACCACCTATGGACAGCTCAGTAACGGAGATCATCATTTTATGCATGATGCTGTTTTTGGACAGCCAGGCGGTCTGGGAAATAATATCTATCAACACCGGTTTAACTTTTTCCCTGAAAATCCTGCCTTCTCAGCTTGGGGAACAAGCGGATCCCAAGGACAGCAGACTCAAAGTTCGGCATATGGGAGCAGTTACAGCTACCCGCCTAGTTCCCTGGGTGGTACCATTGTGGATGGACAGACAGGATTTCATAATGATACATTAAATAAAGCTCCTGGAATGAACAGTATTGAAcagggaatggttggacttaagaTTGGTGGAGATGTTACGACTTCTGCGGTGAAAACAGTAGGTTCTGTGGTCAACAGTGCTGGAATGACGGGTGCTCTCTCTGGTAATGGTGGATCTAATGTAAACTTGCCAGTATCTAAACCAACCTCCTGGGCTGCTATAGCTAGCAAGCCTGCGAAACCGCAgcctaaaatgaaaacaaaaactggACCCGTAATCGGAGGAGCGTTACCTCCTCCACCTATAAAGCATAATATGGACATAGGTACTTGGGACAACAAGGGTCCTGTGGCAAAAGTTCCTGCCCCCCAACAGATACCTTCTCCTCAGTCTGTTCCACAGCCACAGCAACAAATTGTTCAGCCTGTTCCAACTCAGCCTCCTCCATTGACTCAGCCGCAGTATCAGACCCCTCAGCAGCCACCTCAAAATCGCTGGGTAGCTCCTCGCaacagaaatgcagcttttgGCCAAAGTGGGGGAACTGGTAGTGAGAGCAACTCAGCTGGCAGTACCCAGCCTAACCCTCTTCCAAGTGGTGAGTCCCATCCTGTCCTTGAAAAACTGAAAGCTGCTCACAGCTATAACCCTAAAGATTTTGAATGGAACCTTAAAAATGGACGTGTGTTCATAATAAAGAGCTATTCTGAGGATGATATTCATCGTTCCATTAAGTATTCTATTTGGTGTAGTACGGAACATGGCAACAAACGCCTGGACAGTGCTTTTCGGTCCATGAACAGCAAGGGTCCAGTCTACTTGCTGTTCAGTGTCAATGGCAGTGGACACTTCTGTGGAGTAGCAGAGATGAAATCACCTGTGGACTATGGCACCAGTGCAGGTGTCTGGTCTCAGGACAAGTGGAAGGGGAAATTTGATGTCAAGTGGATCTTTGTGAAGGATGTGCCCAACAACCAGCTCCGACACATCAGGCTGGAGAACAATGACAACAAACCCGTTACAAACTCCCGTGATACACAGGAGGTGCccttagaaaaagcaaaacaagtgcTTAAAATTATTGCTACTTACAAGCACACGACCTCCATCTTTGATGACTTTTCTCATTATGAAAAGCgccaagaagaggaggaggtggtgcgGAAG gaaCGTCAGAATCGAAACAAACAATAA
- the YTHDF1 gene encoding YTH domain-containing family protein 1 isoform X1 has protein sequence MSATSVDPQRPKGQDNKVQNGSLHQKDTVHDNDFEPYLSGQSNQNSSYPSMTDPYLSSYYPPSIGFPYSLSEAPWSTGGDPPIPYLTTYGQLSNGDHHFMHDAVFGQPGGLGNNIYQHRFNFFPENPAFSAWGTSGSQGQQTQSSAYGSSYSYPPSSLGGTIVDGQTGFHNDTLNKAPGMNSIEQGMVGLKIGGDVTTSAVKTVGSVVNSAGMTGALSGNGGSNVNLPVSKPTSWAAIASKPAKPQPKMKTKTGPVIGGALPPPPIKHNMDIGTWDNKGPVAKVPAPQQIPSPQSVPQPQQQIVQPVPTQPPPLTQPQYQTPQQPPQNRWVAPRNRNAAFGQSGGTGSESNSAGSTQPNPLPSGESHPVLEKLKAAHSYNPKDFEWNLKNGRVFIIKSYSEDDIHRSIKYSIWCSTEHGNKRLDSAFRSMNSKGPVYLLFSVNGSGHFCGVAEMKSPVDYGTSAGVWSQDKWKGKFDVKWIFVKDVPNNQLRHIRLENNDNKPVTNSRDTQEVPLEKAKQVLKIIATYKHTTSIFDDFSHYEKRQEEEEVVRKVNLLKNLFYTQIWGK, from the exons ATGTCTGCCACAAGCGTTGACCCTCAG AGACCGAAGGGACAGGATAATAAAG TACAAAATGGTTCATTACATCAGAAGGATACAGTTCATGACAACGATTTTGAACCTTACCTTTCCGGGCAGTCAAATCAG aacAGTAGCTATCCATCAATGACTGATCCTTATTTGTCCAGTTATTATCCACCGTCTATCGGCTTCCCCTATTCTCTCAGTGAAGCACCATGGTCTACAGGAGGAGATCCTCCTATCCCGTATCTTACCACCTATGGACAGCTCAGTAACGGAGATCATCATTTTATGCATGATGCTGTTTTTGGACAGCCAGGCGGTCTGGGAAATAATATCTATCAACACCGGTTTAACTTTTTCCCTGAAAATCCTGCCTTCTCAGCTTGGGGAACAAGCGGATCCCAAGGACAGCAGACTCAAAGTTCGGCATATGGGAGCAGTTACAGCTACCCGCCTAGTTCCCTGGGTGGTACCATTGTGGATGGACAGACAGGATTTCATAATGATACATTAAATAAAGCTCCTGGAATGAACAGTATTGAAcagggaatggttggacttaagaTTGGTGGAGATGTTACGACTTCTGCGGTGAAAACAGTAGGTTCTGTGGTCAACAGTGCTGGAATGACGGGTGCTCTCTCTGGTAATGGTGGATCTAATGTAAACTTGCCAGTATCTAAACCAACCTCCTGGGCTGCTATAGCTAGCAAGCCTGCGAAACCGCAgcctaaaatgaaaacaaaaactggACCCGTAATCGGAGGAGCGTTACCTCCTCCACCTATAAAGCATAATATGGACATAGGTACTTGGGACAACAAGGGTCCTGTGGCAAAAGTTCCTGCCCCCCAACAGATACCTTCTCCTCAGTCTGTTCCACAGCCACAGCAACAAATTGTTCAGCCTGTTCCAACTCAGCCTCCTCCATTGACTCAGCCGCAGTATCAGACCCCTCAGCAGCCACCTCAAAATCGCTGGGTAGCTCCTCGCaacagaaatgcagcttttgGCCAAAGTGGGGGAACTGGTAGTGAGAGCAACTCAGCTGGCAGTACCCAGCCTAACCCTCTTCCAAGTGGTGAGTCCCATCCTGTCCTTGAAAAACTGAAAGCTGCTCACAGCTATAACCCTAAAGATTTTGAATGGAACCTTAAAAATGGACGTGTGTTCATAATAAAGAGCTATTCTGAGGATGATATTCATCGTTCCATTAAGTATTCTATTTGGTGTAGTACGGAACATGGCAACAAACGCCTGGACAGTGCTTTTCGGTCCATGAACAGCAAGGGTCCAGTCTACTTGCTGTTCAGTGTCAATGGCAGTGGACACTTCTGTGGAGTAGCAGAGATGAAATCACCTGTGGACTATGGCACCAGTGCAGGTGTCTGGTCTCAGGACAAGTGGAAGGGGAAATTTGATGTCAAGTGGATCTTTGTGAAGGATGTGCCCAACAACCAGCTCCGACACATCAGGCTGGAGAACAATGACAACAAACCCGTTACAAACTCCCGTGATACACAGGAGGTGCccttagaaaaagcaaaacaagtgcTTAAAATTATTGCTACTTACAAGCACACGACCTCCATCTTTGATGACTTTTCTCATTATGAAAAGCgccaagaagaggaggaggtggtgcgGAAGGTAAACttattaaaaaatttattttatacacAGATATGgggaaaatga
- the YTHDF1 gene encoding YTH domain-containing family protein 1 isoform X2, giving the protein MSATSVDPQRPKGQDNKVQNGSLHQKDTVHDNDFEPYLSGQSNQNSSYPSMTDPYLSSYYPPSIGFPYSLSEAPWSTGGDPPIPYLTTYGQLSNGDHHFMHDAVFGQPGGLGNNIYQHRFNFFPENPAFSAWGTSGSQGQQTQSSAYGSSYSYPPSSLGGTIVDGQTGFHNDTLNKAPGMNSIEQGMVGLKIGGDVTTSAVKTVGSVVNSAGMTGALSGNGGSNVNLPVSKPTSWAAIASKPAKPQPKMKTKTGPVIGGALPPPPIKHNMDIGTWDNKGPVAKVPAPQQIPSPQSVPQPQQQIVQPVPTQPPPLTQPQYQTPQQPPQNRWVAPRNRNAAFGQSGGTGSESNSAGSTQPNPLPSGESHPVLEKLKAAHSYNPKDFEWNLKNGRVFIIKSYSEDDIHRSIKYSIWCSTEHGNKRLDSAFRSMNSKGPVYLLFSVNGSGHFCGVAEMKSPVDYGTSAGVWSQDKWKGKFDVKWIFVKDVPNNQLRHIRLENNDNKPVTNSRDTQEVPLEKAKQVLKIIATYKHTTSIFDDFSHYEKRQEEEEVVRKERQNRNKQ; this is encoded by the exons ATGTCTGCCACAAGCGTTGACCCTCAG AGACCGAAGGGACAGGATAATAAAG TACAAAATGGTTCATTACATCAGAAGGATACAGTTCATGACAACGATTTTGAACCTTACCTTTCCGGGCAGTCAAATCAG aacAGTAGCTATCCATCAATGACTGATCCTTATTTGTCCAGTTATTATCCACCGTCTATCGGCTTCCCCTATTCTCTCAGTGAAGCACCATGGTCTACAGGAGGAGATCCTCCTATCCCGTATCTTACCACCTATGGACAGCTCAGTAACGGAGATCATCATTTTATGCATGATGCTGTTTTTGGACAGCCAGGCGGTCTGGGAAATAATATCTATCAACACCGGTTTAACTTTTTCCCTGAAAATCCTGCCTTCTCAGCTTGGGGAACAAGCGGATCCCAAGGACAGCAGACTCAAAGTTCGGCATATGGGAGCAGTTACAGCTACCCGCCTAGTTCCCTGGGTGGTACCATTGTGGATGGACAGACAGGATTTCATAATGATACATTAAATAAAGCTCCTGGAATGAACAGTATTGAAcagggaatggttggacttaagaTTGGTGGAGATGTTACGACTTCTGCGGTGAAAACAGTAGGTTCTGTGGTCAACAGTGCTGGAATGACGGGTGCTCTCTCTGGTAATGGTGGATCTAATGTAAACTTGCCAGTATCTAAACCAACCTCCTGGGCTGCTATAGCTAGCAAGCCTGCGAAACCGCAgcctaaaatgaaaacaaaaactggACCCGTAATCGGAGGAGCGTTACCTCCTCCACCTATAAAGCATAATATGGACATAGGTACTTGGGACAACAAGGGTCCTGTGGCAAAAGTTCCTGCCCCCCAACAGATACCTTCTCCTCAGTCTGTTCCACAGCCACAGCAACAAATTGTTCAGCCTGTTCCAACTCAGCCTCCTCCATTGACTCAGCCGCAGTATCAGACCCCTCAGCAGCCACCTCAAAATCGCTGGGTAGCTCCTCGCaacagaaatgcagcttttgGCCAAAGTGGGGGAACTGGTAGTGAGAGCAACTCAGCTGGCAGTACCCAGCCTAACCCTCTTCCAAGTGGTGAGTCCCATCCTGTCCTTGAAAAACTGAAAGCTGCTCACAGCTATAACCCTAAAGATTTTGAATGGAACCTTAAAAATGGACGTGTGTTCATAATAAAGAGCTATTCTGAGGATGATATTCATCGTTCCATTAAGTATTCTATTTGGTGTAGTACGGAACATGGCAACAAACGCCTGGACAGTGCTTTTCGGTCCATGAACAGCAAGGGTCCAGTCTACTTGCTGTTCAGTGTCAATGGCAGTGGACACTTCTGTGGAGTAGCAGAGATGAAATCACCTGTGGACTATGGCACCAGTGCAGGTGTCTGGTCTCAGGACAAGTGGAAGGGGAAATTTGATGTCAAGTGGATCTTTGTGAAGGATGTGCCCAACAACCAGCTCCGACACATCAGGCTGGAGAACAATGACAACAAACCCGTTACAAACTCCCGTGATACACAGGAGGTGCccttagaaaaagcaaaacaagtgcTTAAAATTATTGCTACTTACAAGCACACGACCTCCATCTTTGATGACTTTTCTCATTATGAAAAGCgccaagaagaggaggaggtggtgcgGAAG gaaCGTCAGAATCGAAACAAACAATAA